One window from the genome of Salisaeta longa DSM 21114 encodes:
- the rbfA gene encoding 30S ribosome-binding factor RbfA has product MSIRKKRVAALIQREVASILQQNYADQLQPMVTITDARVTGDLSIAYVYASVLGDTSAKREATFRQLKALAPEVRDQLASRVRHQLRTVPQLKFFLDESLQKAKRMEDLFDRLRKEREMRERAKASNDESSDQ; this is encoded by the coding sequence ATGAGCATCCGAAAAAAACGCGTCGCTGCGCTCATTCAACGAGAAGTAGCCAGCATCCTGCAGCAAAATTACGCCGATCAGCTGCAGCCGATGGTGACCATCACCGACGCCCGCGTAACCGGCGACCTGTCGATTGCCTACGTGTACGCGAGCGTGCTGGGCGATACCTCGGCCAAGCGCGAGGCGACGTTTCGTCAACTGAAGGCCCTGGCGCCCGAGGTGCGCGACCAGCTGGCCTCGCGGGTGCGTCATCAGCTGCGCACCGTGCCGCAGCTCAAGTTCTTCCTGGACGAGTCGCTGCAAAAGGCGAAGCGGATGGAGGACCTGTTTGATCGCCTCCGGAAGGAGCGCGAGATGCGCGAGCGGGCCAAGGCGTCGAACGACGAGTCGTCGGACCAGTAG
- the truB gene encoding tRNA pseudouridine(55) synthase TruB has protein sequence MTGAAHRSIDEALVYPAGRTLPRDLSRGAAFLVDKPKGDTSFAVVRAVRRAAKQKKVGHAGTLDPLATGLLIVLVARPATRLQDAFMAQRKTYTGTLRLGEVTPSYDAETAVTARADASHITDAALAEALGAFQGTIMQRPPMYSAVRVDGERLYKKARRGETVDRPPRQVTIYDATITARDGADVSFRVECSKGTYIRSLAHDLGQALGVGAHLTALRRTAIGAYRVADAWPLDVLCDALDDHP, from the coding sequence GTGACAGGGGCTGCCCATCGATCCATTGACGAAGCGCTCGTGTATCCCGCGGGCCGCACACTGCCGCGCGACCTGTCGCGCGGTGCGGCGTTTTTGGTTGACAAGCCCAAGGGCGATACGTCGTTCGCTGTGGTGCGGGCCGTTCGTCGGGCTGCGAAGCAGAAGAAAGTAGGCCATGCCGGCACGCTTGATCCGTTGGCCACGGGCCTGCTCATTGTGCTGGTGGCGCGCCCGGCCACGCGCCTGCAAGATGCGTTCATGGCGCAGCGCAAAACCTACACCGGCACGCTTCGCCTGGGCGAAGTGACGCCCTCGTACGATGCCGAAACGGCGGTAACCGCGCGCGCCGACGCTTCGCACATCACCGATGCTGCGCTTGCCGAGGCCCTGGGGGCGTTCCAGGGCACCATCATGCAGCGGCCGCCGATGTACTCGGCCGTGCGCGTAGACGGCGAGCGGCTGTACAAAAAAGCGCGCCGCGGCGAAACGGTAGACCGCCCGCCCCGGCAGGTAACCATCTACGACGCGACGATCACCGCGCGCGACGGGGCAGACGTCTCGTTCCGGGTCGAATGCTCGAAGGGCACTTATATCCGGAGCCTCGCGCACGACCTGGGGCAGGCGCTGGGCGTCGGGGCCCACCTCACTGCCCTCCGGCGCACGGCGATTGGGGCGTACCGCGTGGCCGATGCGTGGCCCCTCGACGTGCTCTGTGATGCGCTCGATGACCACCCCTAA